Within the Photobacterium swingsii genome, the region CAGCTTACCCATTATTGAACAAGTCCGCTTTGCTCGGGTTATTCAAGTTTTTCGGGTAATGCGACTGATCCGTTCAAGCAACCAGATCCTTCATTACATCCGCAGTAACCGCCGTGAAGCGACCGTTGCTTCTATCTTCTTACTCCTCACATTACTCGTGACCGTAGGGTCTGCGCTGATGCTAATGATCGAAGGTGATATCCCCGAATCCAACATTCATGATGCGAGCGATGCGCTATGGTGGGTATTTGTCACGATCTCTACCGTCGGCTATGGCGATCACTACCCTGTGACGACACTGGGAAAAATATTGGCCGCGGCTATTATCGTTTGTGGTGTGGGGTTATTTGGTATGGTGGCTGGCCTAGTCAGTTCAATGATTTCCGACCCAGGCAAGCTTAAGCATGAAAAAGAGCAAGAACGCCTGCACCAACAAGAGTGGCAACAAATGTTAGCGATACAACAAGAGTTACTGCAACGTTTAGATCATCTAGAAGAGCGCATTGTCGCTGAGCGAGTAAAAGACCCAAAAGCGACGCTCAACGCCACACCACCACCCCCTAAATAGCACTAACCACATAAACAAAAACGCCGCCAGTATGACGATACTGGCGGCATTTTTATCAATATTAAATGGTGTAGCGCTACGGCCAGTACGGCGATAGCTCAATCCCAATATGGCGCGTTTGATTCATGGCATGTAATAGCGACTCTTCACGTCGTTCGAGCCATTTTTCCATTTGCACTAAGTCATCTTCTTGATGGTCTGCTAACAATGTGCGGATAGGCTCTAACTGGCGCAAGTCTTCAATGCCACGTAACAGGTCAAGCCAAGGCATTCTAAAGCCCGCACGCTTGTCTTCATCGTATAAATTGGCAAAGCATAACCCGCTCATCAAATTGCGAATCAAGCGTGGCTGCTGATCACAATATTCCACCCGATCAAGTTGGCGCTCCGCAGGAAAGACATCCTGCAGCTCTTGCCAAGAGCGTGCTAACGTTGCATCCGCATAAGGTTTTACGCTACCTGCAAGCTTAGTACGGCCTTTATCATCAAGGAATGGCTGCCAACCTCGGCTTAAAATCCAACGACTTAAATCGAGTAATAGGTTGCAGTAACGCGACGATTGCATTAATGCCAGCATCGCCTCTTCATCAGGCAAGGCCTCTTGACGCTCATGCAGTTGCTTCACTAGCACTTTCTGCGCATTCAGCTTACGCAGCATGTACGCTTTGTCTGCCAACAACTGTTCAATGCTTGCCGCTTCTTCTAGCCAATCCAGTTCACCTTCAAGCCATTGCAGTTCTTGGCGCAGTAACGCACTGGCACGGCGTGGGATCATGCCACCAAACAAAACAAAGACCTGACGAATTAAGCCTAGCGCCTGCTTAATTTGGATTAATGCATTGGCATCTTGGCGTTCCGCATAGATTTGCTCATGGCGATGCCAATGATCCAATGCATGCTCTAAGGTACGTACAAATACGGTTTCAACCGATTCATCAGCACGCAATGGCATGAAGTCCAGCGTGGTGATCGCATCACCTTGATAACCTGATGCTAAGCGATAACCTCTTGCGGCTTTACTCAAACTACCAAGGCGCATACCGCCGTCGGTACAAAGTTCACGCGCAAGCGTAAACAGAGCATCGGTCTGGCCTGATTTAAGCTCAAGTTCAACTTCGCAAATAGGATCGGTTAAGCCATTCGTGCTCACATCACCTTGATCGAAAGCTAGCTCAATTTGACTGCCGTCAGGCATCGCAATTAGCCATTGCTGACGTTCAAAATCAGTCGAAAAGAGCGGCATAAGCTGTTGCTGAACATCAGCAACCACGAAAGACTCAGGCCATGCATCAGCAGGATGCAGGCTAAGGTCAGGATCAGTACCATTGGTTTCAGCATTGTATTCTGGGCGCTGATGCAAACCTGCAACTACACGTCCTGCTGTCTTCAATGTCTGGACAAACACATCATCAAAACGACGGACCCGAAGGCCAATATCGTGCTGGCGAAGAATTTGGTCTGGGGTGTCGAAGTAAATGTTCCCTAACATTCGACTACTTTGTTGCAGAATTTTCGCTTGTGATATTTTGCTCAACAATTGACTCGAAAATTCTGGTGAGACGAAAAACTTCAGTTCTATCTCGGTTTCCATATGGGTACCTATAAACAGTGGCAAACCAAGGATATTTCCTTATACGCTCGGGGGCAAGTGAGAAATATCAACAAAACCTTGATCAAAATGGGTTCCCCTGCAGAAACTTATACGTTACCATTCGCGCCTCTGTGACCATCGCTCAAGATTTAGCCATATCGTAGGCACTCTTTAGGTTGATCGGCTATGCCAGTAAATACAATTATGGGGCTCTTTGCTAAATCCCCAATCAAACCACTGCAACGTCACGTTACTCGTGTAAATGAATGTTGCGAACTGCTTGTTCCATTCTTCGAAGCATGTAATGCAGGAGACTGGAAAAAGGCATCGATGATACGTGAGCAAATCTCGCAGCTTGAAAAAGATGCGGATGTGCTAAAGCGTGAAATCCGCCTTAAGCTTCCTCGTGGGCTTTTCATGCCAGTAGATCGTACTGACATGTTAGGTCTTCTAACCCAACAAGATAAGCTTGCTAACTTATCCAAAGATATCGCTGGTCGTGTCTTAGGTCGTGAGTTACAAGTTCCTTCTACAATGTACCCTGATTTTCTCGCGTACGTTCAACGTTGTCTTGACGCTGCCGAACAAGCACGTCGTGTGATCAACGAACTGGACGAACTGCTTGAAACAGGTTTCAAAGGCAGAGAAGTGACTTTAGTTGCGGAAATGATTAATCAGCTTGATGTTATTGAAGATGACACCGACAGCATGCAGATAAAATTACGACAACAACTAATGTCCATCGAAGACCAATACAGTCCGGTGGATGTCATGTTCCTGTATAAAATTCTCGAGTGGGTTGGCGGCATCGCTGATCAGGCACAACGTGTCGGCTCGCGACTAGAAATCATGCTATCGCGTTCATAAGCGAAGAGAATTAACAAAAACAAGGTTTTACAATGGAAATCCTGGCTAATTACGGCACCATTCTTATTTTGGTGGCGGCTATCTTTGGTTTTATGATGGCGATCGGTATTGGTGCAAATGATGTAGCCAATGCAATGGGTACATCAGTTGGTTCAAAAGCACTTACTGTTAAACAAGCGATCATTATTGCAATGATCTTCGAGTTTGCTGGTGCATATTTGGCTGGCGGTGAAGTTACCGATACGATTCGTAAAGGGGTTATCGAGACTTCTCTCTATGCTCAACAACCTGAAGTGCTGGTATACGGCATGATGTCAGCGCTACTTGCTGCTGGTACATGGCTGCTACTTGCATCTTACATGGGTTGGCCGGTATCTACGACTCACTCTATTATCGGTGCAATCATCGGTTTTGCGTGTGTGTCTGTGGGTACTGAAGCTGTCGACTGGAGCTCTGTTCAAGGTATTGTTGGTAGTTGGTTGATCACACCACTGATCTCTGGCTTATTCGCTTACATGATTTTCATTAGTGCACAGCGTTTAATCTTTGATACCGATAACCCACTTGTAAACGCTAAACGTTTTGTACCTGTTTACATGTTTATCACTGCACTTGTTATTGCATTGGTAACCATCAAAAAAGGTCTTAAACACGTTGGCCTTCACCTTTCATCAGGTGAAGCATGGATGGCTTCTATTGCCGTTTCAGCTGTCGTTATGTTTTTCGGCTATGTTTACATTGGCCGTAAATATACCGACGATGGTAGTTCAGTTGACAGCAATGGCTATGCCGGCGTTGAACGTGTATTCAGCCTACTAATGGTTGTAACCGCTTGTGCGATGGCGTTTGCACACGGCTCAAACGACGTAGCTAATGCGATTGGTCCACTGTCTGCTGTTGTTTCCACCGTGGAGCACATGGGCGAAATTACTGCGAAAAGCCAAATTGCATGGTGGATCCTTCCACTTGGCGGTATTGGTATCGTTGTCGGCCTTGCGACCATGGGCCACAAAGTAATGGCGACTGTTGGTACAGGTATTACTGAACTAACACCAAGCCGTGGCTTCGCTGCTCAGCTAGCAACTGCTTCAACCGTTGTACTGGCTTCTGGTACTGGCCTTCCAATCTCGACCACACAAACACTTGTTGGTGCGGTACTGGGTGTTGGCTTTGCGCGCGGTATCGCGGCACTTAACCTAGGTGTAGTACGTAACATCGTTGCATCTTGGGTTATTACACTCCCAGCAGGGGCATTGCTTGCAGTCATTTTCTTCTACGGAATGCAAGCCATCTTCGGTTAATTAGTGGCACAGGTTCAAAAGAGGGAGGCTTTGCCTCCCTCTTTTCTTGCACCTTGCGCGTAAAATTTTTAGTATCTGACCCCATATCGTGTTCAGGCTCCTCAAGGATCAAATCGTGAAGCAACTAATCAGCTTATTATTACTCGCTTGCGCTGTGCTGACTGCACCTGCGCATGCAGAACAAGTACGTTATATCTCTGACGACTTGTTTACTTACATGCACAAAGGCCCAAGCACACAATTCCGTATTATCGGTAGTGTGAATGCAGGTACTAAGGTTTCGTTACTAGAAACCAACAAAGAGACAGGTTACAGCCGTATTACCGATAACCGTGGCCGTACTGGCTGGGTTAACAGCAAATTCATTTCACGCCAAGTTGGCTTGAAAGACCGAGTTCCAGCCCTAGAGAAAGAGCTAACAAAAGTGAAAGCCGCTCTAGCTGAAGCAGTGAAATCAAGTGACGAGCAAAATGCTGGTTTAAAAAACTCACTGAAATTGCGTAACAATCAAATCACTGAGCTTGAAGCACAAAATACCAACCTAAACGATCAGTTAACGACCTCTCAAGCTGAAATCCGAGAGCTGCGTGCTAAAATCGATACCCAAAAAGATGACCTGCTAATGCGCTGGTTTACTTACGGCGGTATGGTCGCTGGTGTTGGCCTGTTGCTTGGCTTGATACTGCCGCATTTGATCCCACGTCGTCGTAAGAGCAACAACGGCTGGGCATAATATTGATGAGCTACCCGTACCAAATAAGCGGATAGTCACGAATAAAAAAAGGGTAGCCTCTCGGCTACCCTTTTGTTTATCTGTTCTTTCACTCTGACACGGTTACCACTCTGATAACGCTGGCATGGCGATACGGTAGTTTTCAAAGTCAAACACAATCTGACGCGGTTCAATGCTACGCAGAGTCACCCCTGGCGCAATGGCATCACCTTCAAAGATTTCTCGACCATTCACTTTGACCCAACGGCTTTGCGCATTGGATGAATAGATGTGCGCTTGTAAATTCATGGTCGGCAAGCGTTGCTGTACCGCTGCGGGCAAGTCTCCAATCGCCATAACAGCATTAGCTGCTCGCGTAGTTGAAGTGCTGGCCGTAGTATTCGACGCGTTAGGCGCTGCGCCATTTTGTGTCACCGCCTGCTGGCTCTGGGCAGCAAAATCAGCACTACCTTCTGTACTGTCTGTTGCGGCTATGGCTGATTGCAATTGGCTGGCCAGCTCAGGAGATAAGCCCGATAAATCGAGCTTATCTAAATTCCAGCTATCATCTTGTCTGCTCGACGGCTTCGCCGAGATCACCTTAGGCGCATTCGGTGTTACCTTTACCTCTGAACCACCATATGTGTCGACTGTATTATTGGTCACCAGAGCTCGCGATTGATCCCAATTCGCCTCAGGCAAAGCTTCGGTGATCAACTCGGGGTATGGCAAAAAGCTTACCTCTGATAAGACATCATGCTGTGCATAGACACGCTCAGCCATCGCCGTCTCTTCCTGACCGTCGAGTTCCTGCTGAGCATTATCAATACGCGCCAATGTTGTCGTGCGAGCCTCCGTAGTATGGAGCTCTGCGCTTTGCTGCCCAACAGTGCTTATATAAGGCTGTAGCAGCGTATAACCAACAACGGCAACCACGGGCAAGGTAAACAGAACAATGCTGCTCCAACCACGACGAGACACAGGCGTAGCTTGCTGTTGCGCATAGGTTGGCATGGTCAACGTGGATTGTGTTTGGTAATTTTGTTCTGATTGCGCAATGGCGCTAAATAGTTTCGACATTAGCTTTCCCTCGGCTGTAGTGTCGGCCCAGGTAAATCCAAAGCGGCATCAAGTACCATCAATGTTTTTGGCCCTGCGATACCATCAGCAGATAAGTTCTGCGACTGCTGAAAACGGCGTAATTTATCAAGCACACTTTGATCAAAGCGATTATGCGATGTCATCGGTTCACCCAGTAAGGTGCTAAGTTGTTGATTAAGCCATTCCACGCGTTCACCACGCTGACCAAATCGAATACTGGTTTTATCGCCAAGCGGTGGACGCCACAGTAAGGTGTAATCACCCAGCCAATGGCGCTCAAACCAAGCATGACTCACCGCTAAACGCTGCCCACCAACCAATAGTTCAACCTGCTCACGAGAATAACGATAGAGCACTGCGAAATAATCACCGTACTCCTCGCTGTGCATCTTCATTAATGCAGGGCGATTAATCAGCGCTAATCCACTAATGGTAGCGCCACTATCTGCTGAGCTATCTGTGTAGCAAGACAAGTACAAACGCTGACTGGTCGAACAATTTGCTTGGCTCAATGAAGTCTCGTATCCCCATAGTCGATATAACGTCTGCATGGCATCACGATCACTACGACTTTGCGCAATCGCTTGTGCTAACAATACCGCTTCTGATTGAATATTAGGCCTTACTTGAGGCTCCACCTCTGATGGAGGTTGCGCAGTGCGCGAGACAGGTTCCACCAACGAATCCAATGCGACCTTTTCACTACTCAACCACGCTTGCTGCTGAGCAAACCAATAGCCACCAAGTGCCACTGCGATACCCAAGGTTAAGGCGGTTAAATGCTGCATCACCGAGCTTGGCACATAGGCCATCGATTCTCGCCCCGTCGCTCCCAGAGCAGGATTACTCGGCTGATGCCAACTCAATACTTCATCACAAGCCTGACTCATCAAAGCTTTAGAGACCTGATGCGTGCTTTGCTGATAGGCCAATTGCATCGCTTTATCACACACTAGGTTAATCAAGCGTGGGATCCCTTGGGTTCGCTTCGCAATAACGGCTGTGGCGTGATCATCAAAGACTGCAAATAAACAATTCACCGCACGTAAGCGATAATGCACGTACTCACTCACTTCTTGCCCAGTTAAGGCCAAAAGGTGATAACGTGAAGTGATCCGTTGGGCTAGTTGACGCAGACGTTCTTGCTGCAGCAGTTGCTGTAATTCTGGCTGGCCAATCAGGACAACTTTTAACAGCTTACGGCTTTCTGTTTCAAGGTTAGTCAATAAACGCAGCTGTTCGAGCACATCAGGCATCAGGTGTTGCGCTTCGTCAATCAATAGCAGTGTTTGACGACCGTCACTGTGGTTACTCAATAAGTGTTGATAGATGGTATCCATCAGCTTTTTATAGCTGGCAGTTTCAGGGTAGGTTAGCCCAAGTTCATCACAAATAGACGCCAATAACTCTTGCGCCGACAAGGCCGGATTTAAAATCACCGCCACTTGTGTATCTTGCGTTAGACGAGCAATCAAGGCGCGTAAAACGGTGGTTTTACCCGTTCCAACTTCACCGGTTAATAAACCAAACCCACCGCCGTCAGTTAACCCATTGAGCAAGTGTGTAAGCGCTTCTCGGTGCCGATCACTCAAATAGAGGAATCGAGCGCTAGGCACAATTGAGAAAGGTGCCTCAGTTATACCGAAAAAATCCTTATACATGCTTTATACTCTGATACCGATGGAAAAATGATTCTATAACGATAAAACGCATAGTTACATGATAGGAGCTAGATTTGCAGACATATCTTGTTGGAGGTGCGGTACGTGACGCACTTCTCGGTCTCGCCGTCAAAGACAAAGACTGGGTCGTAGTTGGGGCAACCCCAGAACAAATGATTGCCCAGGGCTATAGCCAAGTCGGCAGTGATTTCCCTGTTTTTTTGCACCCAAAAAGCAAACAAGAATATGCGTTAGCACGTACTGAACGTAAATCAGGCATGGGCTACACAGGTTTCGTTTGCCATGCCGCGCCTGATGTCACGCTAGAACAAGACTTGATGCGCCGTGATTTGACGATCAATGCCATAGCGCAAGCCAATGATGGCAGCCTAATCGACCCGTACAACGGCCAAGCCGATATTGAAAACAAATGGCTACGTCATGTCTCGCCGGCCTTTGTTGAAGACCCCCTACGCGTATTACGTGTGGCTCGTTTTGCTGCCCGCTTTTCACACCTCGGTTTTCATGTTGCTCCTGAAACAATGGCTTTGATGCAAGAAATGGTTATCAAGGGGGAGCTCAGTGCATTAACACCAGAGCGCGTCTGGAAAGAGTGGGAAAAATCACTCGGCTACGCCAATCCAGAAGTGTTTTTAACAGTACTGCGCCAGTGCGGTGCATTACACGCTATCATGCCTGAAATTGATGCCCTCTTTGGTGTACCTCAACCAGAACAGTGGCACCCTGAAATTGACTGCGGCATTCACACCCTGCTCGTTGCAAAGCAGGCCGCTTTGCTCAGTGATAGCCCTATTATTCGATTTTGTGCCCAAGTCCACGACTTAGGCAAAGCGTTGACACCTGAAAGTGAGTGGCCAAGCCACAAAATGCATTGTCACACAGGCCTCAAAGCCATCAAACAACTGTGTCAACGCTTACGTGTACCGAACGATTACCGTGATACCGCGCTAATGGTATGTGCGCAACATACCAAGATCCACCGAGCGGCAGAAATGCGCCCAGAGACCTTCATCAAAATTTTCGATCAGATGGATGCATGGCGAAAACCGGAACGTGTTGAACAGCTTGGGCTTTGTTGTCGTGCTGACATTCGTGGTCGTACTGGCTTTGAAAACGATGCCTATCCGCAAGCAGACTTGTTACTGCAATGCTTTAAGGCTGCTGTTGCTGTAGCAGTCAAGCCAATTGTGGAGGCTGGATTCAAAGGTAAAGACATCAAAGAACAGTTAGCGATTCAGCGCAGCCAAGCCGTTGCCGCTGTACTAACCCAATACCGCCAAGCCGCAAGCTAACAATTATCGTAGTCTTGATGCTTAAGCTTTGGAACTGGAGCTTCAATACTTCTTACATCTCTGATTACCTATAATAAAAAAGGCTCAAACCTTCGCAGGTTGAGCCTTTTTCGCGTTTCTATACTGGCTTAAACCAATTACGCTATGCGTTACTGCATCAGCAAGAACGCAAACAAACCAACACCTAGCAATAGACGGTAAATCACGAACGGCAACATACCCAAGCGTGTGACTAGCTTCAGGAACACGTGAATACAAGCGTATGCACTCACAAACGATACCGCCAAACCAATACCTAAACCGCTCACGTCAATAGGTGTACCACTGGTCACTAGCTTCAAGGTCAAATAGCTCCCCGCCAGAAGAATGATCGGAATCGACATCAGGAACGAGAAACGGGCTGCCGCTTCACGCGTAAAGCCTAAATGCAAGGCCGCTGTCATGGTCGCACCAGAGCGCGAGGTCCCCGGAATAATAGCCGCCGCCTGTGCTAAGCCAATGAACAAGGCTTGTTTCCAACCGGTTTGATACTCATTAACTTGCTGAGTTGCACGCTTGTCTACCCACCACAGCAACAAACCAAAAATAATGGTGGTACACGCAATTACCCACGCCGATCGCAGGTACAACTCAATAAAATCTTTCATCAGCAAACCAAAGATACAGGCAGGGATCGTCGCCAATGCGATCATCCATGCCAGCTTTGATTCTGCGCTATGTTGGCGCTTAAAGATCGATGCCACCCAAGCTGATAACAAGGCAACCACTTCTTTACGGAAGTACAAGACAACAGCAGCCAAAGTACCAACGTGCACCGCAACATCAAAGGCTAAGCCTTGGTCATCCCAGCCTAAAACTTGAGAAGGTAAAATTAAATGTGCCGAGCTCGAAATCGGCAAAAACTCGGTTAGGCCCTGAATAAGCGCTAACACAAAAGCTTCAAAGTGACTCATGAGATTCCTCAAAAACAACATCAACAGGCCACAACGCCTGCTCAGTTCCAAATTCATTCCATAGCTGTGCCACAGTGCGATCGTCCCCAGGTATTTTCAGTTCAGGGGCGATCTCAGCCATAGGCCATAGAACAAAAGCAAATTTATAGATATCAGCGCGAGGTAAGGTCGGTGATGCGTGTCGCTGCACGTCGCCATAGAGCAAAATATCTAAATCTAACGTTCGGCTCTGATTCTTTTTAGCATCAGGTGCACGACCATAGTCCAGCTCAAGCTGCTTTAACGTTTGTTGCAATACCGACAACGACAACGACGTCTCAAACGCCACCACGCAATTATAAAAATTTGGCCCACTAAACCCAACAGGCTCAGCTTCAAAAATACGGGACACTTCAAAATGTACGCCTAACTTTTTCAGCTCAGTCATCGCGGCATGAATATGGTATTCACGCTCGATATTGGAACCTAGGCTGATAAAGGTGCGTATCACTTTTCGCCTCGCTCAATCTGAACACCCACACCTGCAGCATTTGCGACCGCAGTAGGTTTTGTTACTCGAACACGCAACCAAGGCACCCCAAATTGCGTCATGAGTAACGTCGCCACTTCTTCGGCTACACGCTCTACTAAGAGAAAACGACCATTTTGAATGTGGGCTGTCACCGCTTCGCTCACTGCCGCGTAATTTAGGGCATAGGCAACATCATCACTATTGGCTGCGGGACGGTTATCGTGAGCCATCTCCAAATCCAGCACCAATTTCTGTTTAATTTCCTGCTCCCAGTCATACACTCCAATAGTGGCGATAACTTCGAGTTGTTCGATAAATACTGAGTCCATGTTCAATCGCTAATTTTGTTAGAGGTCGGATACCTAATTTGAGCAAAAGCGCGTATTATCAGGTCGTAATCGTCAATTATAATGACATTCACTCTCCACTTCGCGCATAGCAGGCAAAATAAGCACTTGCCCAATACTTGCAATGGCGTGAGAGGTGAGGAACTATATCACAGGAATGAGTCACAAAAATGAAACTGAGTGATCATTATCATTCAACCGAAATGACAATCAACATGTTGTTGGCTAGCAGGATGTAACCATGACGCCATTGATACTTTTGATCATTATCGGAGCCTATCTATTAGGTTCAATTTCTAGTGCGGTATTAATTTGTCGACTCTTTGGTTTACCCGATCCTCGCGAATCTGGCTCAGGCAACCCGGGGGCGACCAATGTGTATCGCCTTGGTGGACGTAAAGCAGCGGCATTGGTGCTGGTGTGCGACATCCTGAAAGGCATGATCCCAGTTTGGGTCAGCTACTTCCTCCACGTCAATCCATTCTTACTGGGTGTAATAGGTATCGCCGCTTGTCTTGGCCATATTTATCCAATCTTCTTCCATTTCCGTGGTGGTAAAGGTGTCGCGACAGCCCTAGGTGGACTGGCACCAATAGGCTGGGATCTTAGTGGTATGTTGATCAGCTGCTGGCTACTTGCCGTTTTTGTTACGGGCTATTCATCACTTGCATCACTTTTCACCGCACTAGCAGCGCCACTCTTCACTTGGTGGGTTAAACCTGAATACACCATGCCTGTTGCTATGTTGTCTTGCTTAATAGTCCTTCGTCATCACGATAACGTGAAGCGCTTAATTGATGGCAACGAAAGCAAGATCTGGCAAAAGATCCGTCAAGGCAATAAAGCGGAAGCCGAGCAAAAAGGCAAAGTATTAGACGACTAAATCGCTTTATCACAGCAATAAAAAACGGGCCAATTCGCCCGTTTTTTTGTATCTGTCGTCACTGAATATCAAATTATTCAGTCTCAGAACCAATCGGTTTTAATTGATCAATCGGCCAACGTGGATACGCTTTTACCGCCAAATCCATAGTCTCTTGATTCTTCAAACGCTGCATACCGGCATACGCGATCATTGCACCGTTATCAGTACAAAATTCGGTACGTGGGTAGAAAACTTCCCCTTTAAGGTTAGTCATCAAGACCTCAAGCTGTTCACGCAGGTATTTATTTGCACTCACACCACCCGCAATCACTAAGCGTTTATAGCCTGTTTGCTTAAGGGCACGCTTACATTTGATTGCCAGCGTATCAACAACCGCCTCTTGGAAAGCATACGCAATATCCGCACGCGTTTGCTCATCGTCGTCATTCGCTCGTACTGTGTTCGCCGTAAAGGTTTTTAAACCTGAAAAGCTAAAATCCAAACCAGGGCGGTCTGTCATCGGACGAGGGAATTTAAAGCGGCCTTGGGTGCCGTTCTCAGCCAATTTAGCCAAGCGTGGACCGCCTGGGTAATCAAGCCCCATCAGCTTAGCGGTTTTATCAAAGGCTTCACCCGCGGCATCATCCACTGATTCACCTAAAATTTGATACTCACCAATGCCTTTCACATCCACCATCATGGTATGACCGCCTGACACCAACAGCGCCACAAACGGAAATGCTGGCGGCGTATCTTCTAGCATAGGCGCCAGTAGGTGACCTTCCATATGGTGAACCGCTACCGCAGGAATATCCCATGCGTAAGCAAGGCTTCGACCGATAGTGGCCCCCACAAGTAAC harbors:
- a CDS encoding potassium channel family protein codes for the protein MSKKVDVIKHELNPMSLMSLVLSIISLAIVTSLIFIPKADDVYTLLFGIDTFICLFFWFQLLTDLFRSKHKWAYLKVHWIDFVASLPIIEQVRFARVIQVFRVMRLIRSSNQILHYIRSNRREATVASIFLLLTLLVTVGSALMLMIEGDIPESNIHDASDALWWVFVTISTVGYGDHYPVTTLGKILAAAIIVCGVGLFGMVAGLVSSMISDPGKLKHEKEQERLHQQEWQQMLAIQQELLQRLDHLEERIVAERVKDPKATLNATPPPPK
- a CDS encoding CYTH and CHAD domain-containing protein — encoded protein: METEIELKFFVSPEFSSQLLSKISQAKILQQSSRMLGNIYFDTPDQILRQHDIGLRVRRFDDVFVQTLKTAGRVVAGLHQRPEYNAETNGTDPDLSLHPADAWPESFVVADVQQQLMPLFSTDFERQQWLIAMPDGSQIELAFDQGDVSTNGLTDPICEVELELKSGQTDALFTLARELCTDGGMRLGSLSKAARGYRLASGYQGDAITTLDFMPLRADESVETVFVRTLEHALDHWHRHEQIYAERQDANALIQIKQALGLIRQVFVLFGGMIPRRASALLRQELQWLEGELDWLEEAASIEQLLADKAYMLRKLNAQKVLVKQLHERQEALPDEEAMLALMQSSRYCNLLLDLSRWILSRGWQPFLDDKGRTKLAGSVKPYADATLARSWQELQDVFPAERQLDRVEYCDQQPRLIRNLMSGLCFANLYDEDKRAGFRMPWLDLLRGIEDLRQLEPIRTLLADHQEDDLVQMEKWLERREESLLHAMNQTRHIGIELSPYWP
- a CDS encoding TIGR00153 family protein; translation: MPVNTIMGLFAKSPIKPLQRHVTRVNECCELLVPFFEACNAGDWKKASMIREQISQLEKDADVLKREIRLKLPRGLFMPVDRTDMLGLLTQQDKLANLSKDIAGRVLGRELQVPSTMYPDFLAYVQRCLDAAEQARRVINELDELLETGFKGREVTLVAEMINQLDVIEDDTDSMQIKLRQQLMSIEDQYSPVDVMFLYKILEWVGGIADQAQRVGSRLEIMLSRS
- a CDS encoding inorganic phosphate transporter, translated to MEILANYGTILILVAAIFGFMMAIGIGANDVANAMGTSVGSKALTVKQAIIIAMIFEFAGAYLAGGEVTDTIRKGVIETSLYAQQPEVLVYGMMSALLAAGTWLLLASYMGWPVSTTHSIIGAIIGFACVSVGTEAVDWSSVQGIVGSWLITPLISGLFAYMIFISAQRLIFDTDNPLVNAKRFVPVYMFITALVIALVTIKKGLKHVGLHLSSGEAWMASIAVSAVVMFFGYVYIGRKYTDDGSSVDSNGYAGVERVFSLLMVVTACAMAFAHGSNDVANAIGPLSAVVSTVEHMGEITAKSQIAWWILPLGGIGIVVGLATMGHKVMATVGTGITELTPSRGFAAQLATASTVVLASGTGLPISTTQTLVGAVLGVGFARGIAALNLGVVRNIVASWVITLPAGALLAVIFFYGMQAIFG
- a CDS encoding TIGR04211 family SH3 domain-containing protein, whose protein sequence is MKQLISLLLLACAVLTAPAHAEQVRYISDDLFTYMHKGPSTQFRIIGSVNAGTKVSLLETNKETGYSRITDNRGRTGWVNSKFISRQVGLKDRVPALEKELTKVKAALAEAVKSSDEQNAGLKNSLKLRNNQITELEAQNTNLNDQLTTSQAEIRELRAKIDTQKDDLLMRWFTYGGMVAGVGLLLGLILPHLIPRRRKSNNGWA
- a CDS encoding general secretion pathway protein GspB; translated protein: MSKLFSAIAQSEQNYQTQSTLTMPTYAQQQATPVSRRGWSSIVLFTLPVVAVVGYTLLQPYISTVGQQSAELHTTEARTTTLARIDNAQQELDGQEETAMAERVYAQHDVLSEVSFLPYPELITEALPEANWDQSRALVTNNTVDTYGGSEVKVTPNAPKVISAKPSSRQDDSWNLDKLDLSGLSPELASQLQSAIAATDSTEGSADFAAQSQQAVTQNGAAPNASNTTASTSTTRAANAVMAIGDLPAAVQQRLPTMNLQAHIYSSNAQSRWVKVNGREIFEGDAIAPGVTLRSIEPRQIVFDFENYRIAMPALSEW
- a CDS encoding ExeA family protein; protein product: MYKDFFGITEAPFSIVPSARFLYLSDRHREALTHLLNGLTDGGGFGLLTGEVGTGKTTVLRALIARLTQDTQVAVILNPALSAQELLASICDELGLTYPETASYKKLMDTIYQHLLSNHSDGRQTLLLIDEAQHLMPDVLEQLRLLTNLETESRKLLKVVLIGQPELQQLLQQERLRQLAQRITSRYHLLALTGQEVSEYVHYRLRAVNCLFAVFDDHATAVIAKRTQGIPRLINLVCDKAMQLAYQQSTHQVSKALMSQACDEVLSWHQPSNPALGATGRESMAYVPSSVMQHLTALTLGIAVALGGYWFAQQQAWLSSEKVALDSLVEPVSRTAQPPSEVEPQVRPNIQSEAVLLAQAIAQSRSDRDAMQTLYRLWGYETSLSQANCSTSQRLYLSCYTDSSADSGATISGLALINRPALMKMHSEEYGDYFAVLYRYSREQVELLVGGQRLAVSHAWFERHWLGDYTLLWRPPLGDKTSIRFGQRGERVEWLNQQLSTLLGEPMTSHNRFDQSVLDKLRRFQQSQNLSADGIAGPKTLMVLDAALDLPGPTLQPRES
- a CDS encoding multifunctional CCA addition/repair protein codes for the protein MQTYLVGGAVRDALLGLAVKDKDWVVVGATPEQMIAQGYSQVGSDFPVFLHPKSKQEYALARTERKSGMGYTGFVCHAAPDVTLEQDLMRRDLTINAIAQANDGSLIDPYNGQADIENKWLRHVSPAFVEDPLRVLRVARFAARFSHLGFHVAPETMALMQEMVIKGELSALTPERVWKEWEKSLGYANPEVFLTVLRQCGALHAIMPEIDALFGVPQPEQWHPEIDCGIHTLLVAKQAALLSDSPIIRFCAQVHDLGKALTPESEWPSHKMHCHTGLKAIKQLCQRLRVPNDYRDTALMVCAQHTKIHRAAEMRPETFIKIFDQMDAWRKPERVEQLGLCCRADIRGRTGFENDAYPQADLLLQCFKAAVAVAVKPIVEAGFKGKDIKEQLAIQRSQAVAAVLTQYRQAAS